A single genomic interval of Cucumis sativus cultivar 9930 chromosome 5, Cucumber_9930_V3, whole genome shotgun sequence harbors:
- the LOC101206426 gene encoding isoprenylcysteine alpha-carbonyl methylesterase ICME isoform X2, with translation MHQGFAFQQCVLQLTFVFPFTFLFLNVKLLFPFELPPNQKVSTADQSSSLYRVAFRWIARFLALGCYSFFLLPGFLQVGYYYFSSSQIRRSIPYGDKPRNKLDLYLPKHIDGPKPVVAFITGGAWIIGYKAWGCLLGQQLSERDVIVACIDYRNFPQGTMSDMIDDASQGISFLCNNIREFGGDPNRIYLMGQSAGAHIAACTLLEHAMKEVRKVESISWSVSQIKAYFGLSGGYNLLNLVDYFHSRGLSRSLFLSIMEGEQSLKRFSPEVMILEEPNIGAAVSILPPIILFHGTADYSIPSDASKTFAETLQSVGVKTETFFYEGKTHTDVFVQDPLRGGRDQMFEDLVGIIHANDAEALAKDAVAPPRRRFVPEIMLMLARSVSPF, from the exons ATGCATCAAGGCTTTGCATTTCAGCAATGTGTTTTACAACTAACTTTTGTCTTCCcattcacttttcttttccttaatGTGAAATTGCTCTTTCCATTTGAGTTGCCGCCTAATCAAAAGGTGTCGACTGCTGATCAAAGCTCGAGTTTATACAG GGTAGCATTTAGATGGATTGCAAGGTTTCTGGCACTTGGTTgctattcattttttcttcttccaggTTTTCTTCAAG ttggttattattatttctcttccAGTCAGATACGCAGAAGTATACCTTATGGTGATAAACCAAGGAATAA GTTGGATCTTTATCTTCCAAAACATATTGACGGCCCAAAACCAGTTGTTGCTTTCATCACTGGCGGGGCTTGGATTATTGG CTACAAAGCTTGGGGTTGTCTTCTAGGGCAACAATTATCAGAAAGAGATGTCATTGTAGCATGCATCGATTACAG AAATTTTCCTCAGGGAACTATGAGTGATATGATTGATGATGCCTCCCAAGGTATCTCGTTCTTGTGTAATAACATTAGAGAATTTGGAGGCGATCCAAACAG aaTTTATCTAATGGGTCAGTCAGCTGGAGCACATATAGCTGCCTGCACGCTTTTGGAGCATGCAATGAAAGAGGTTCGCAAAGTAGAAAGTATCTCTTGGAGTGTGTCTCAGATCAAAGCTTATTTTGGTTTGTCAGGAGG GTATAATTTGCTCAATTTGGTAGATTACTTTCACTCTCGAGGTCTATCTCGTTCTCTGTTTCTAAG CATAATGGAAGGAGAACAATCCTTGAAACGATTTTCACCCGAGGTAATGATCTTGGAAGAACCCAACATAGGAGCGGCAGTCTCGATTCTTCCTCCCATCATTTTATTCCATGGAACAGCAGACTATTCTATACCATCAGATGCTAG TAAGACTTTTGCCGAGACTCTTCAAAGCGTTGGAGTGAAAACCGAAACATTTTTCTACGAAGGAAAGACGCATACAGATGTATTTGTTCAG GATCCATTGAGGGGTGGGAGAGATCAAATGTTTGAAGATCTTGTTGGTATCATCCATGCCAATGACGCGGAAGCGCTGGCAAAAGATGCAGTAGCACCTCCAAGAAGACGATTTGTACCCGAGATCATGTTGATGTTAGCTCGTAGTGTTAGCCCCTTCTAA
- the LOC101206426 gene encoding isoprenylcysteine alpha-carbonyl methylesterase ICME isoform X1, producing the protein MPTVPKSNPSTKCKMKRGKILMVPSRSHHTNSPPDLLSYSLSFPDLHFSGCIYNFDRPDLRADAQLTTERHSFLLSSVSRSSAARMPSPSILPITQPPSSSPFSSGGSVTNSIMATTSTAIDIMLLKEDDEHRTGLLVSPLFDDDRSIGHKPLLPRTSSYASSTSTSSSGSTMYKQKRRRVKSEEFLSFLSGDGRHQTFDHDVENADVERAERFLLTRLGLKLSKYIRVAFRWIARFLALGCYSFFLLPGFLQVGYYYFSSSQIRRSIPYGDKPRNKLDLYLPKHIDGPKPVVAFITGGAWIIGYKAWGCLLGQQLSERDVIVACIDYRNFPQGTMSDMIDDASQGISFLCNNIREFGGDPNRIYLMGQSAGAHIAACTLLEHAMKEVRKVESISWSVSQIKAYFGLSGGYNLLNLVDYFHSRGLSRSLFLSIMEGEQSLKRFSPEVMILEEPNIGAAVSILPPIILFHGTADYSIPSDASKTFAETLQSVGVKTETFFYEGKTHTDVFVQDPLRGGRDQMFEDLVGIIHANDAEALAKDAVAPPRRRFVPEIMLMLARSVSPF; encoded by the exons ATGCCAACTGTTCCAAAGTCCAACCCGTCAACGAAATGTAAGATGAAACGTGGCAAAATCCTGATGGTTCCTTCACGAAGCCACCATACCAACTCCCCTCCCGATCTTCTCTCTTACTCTCTCTCATTCCCCGATCTTCATTTCTCCGGCTGTATCTACAATTTTGACCGGCCGGATCTCCGTGCCGATGCCCAACTAACAACGGAAAGACATTCCTTCCTTCTCTCCTCCGTTTCACGTTCCTCGGCTGCAAGGATGCCGTCGCCTTCGATCCTACCTATCACCCAGCCCCCTTCTTCCTCTCCATTTTCCTCTGGGGGCTCCGTCACCAATTCCATTATGGCAACTACATCTACTGCCATAGACATTATGTTGCTTAAAGAAGACGACGAACATAGGACTGGACTTCTTGTTTCTCCATTGTTCGATGACGATAGGTCGATAGGTCATAAGCCCCTTCTTCCTAGGACTTCCAGCTATGCCTCCTCCACATCAACTTCCTCTTCCGGCAGCACTATGTACAAGCAGAAGCGGAGGCGAGTCAAGAGTGAagaatttttatcttttctctcCGGTGACGGCCGCCACCAGACTTTTGATCATGATGTGGAGAATGCCGATGTTGAGAGAGCTGAAAGATTTCTACTGACCCGTTTGGGTTTGAAACTCTCAAAATATATTCG GGTAGCATTTAGATGGATTGCAAGGTTTCTGGCACTTGGTTgctattcattttttcttcttccaggTTTTCTTCAAG ttggttattattatttctcttccAGTCAGATACGCAGAAGTATACCTTATGGTGATAAACCAAGGAATAA GTTGGATCTTTATCTTCCAAAACATATTGACGGCCCAAAACCAGTTGTTGCTTTCATCACTGGCGGGGCTTGGATTATTGG CTACAAAGCTTGGGGTTGTCTTCTAGGGCAACAATTATCAGAAAGAGATGTCATTGTAGCATGCATCGATTACAG AAATTTTCCTCAGGGAACTATGAGTGATATGATTGATGATGCCTCCCAAGGTATCTCGTTCTTGTGTAATAACATTAGAGAATTTGGAGGCGATCCAAACAG aaTTTATCTAATGGGTCAGTCAGCTGGAGCACATATAGCTGCCTGCACGCTTTTGGAGCATGCAATGAAAGAGGTTCGCAAAGTAGAAAGTATCTCTTGGAGTGTGTCTCAGATCAAAGCTTATTTTGGTTTGTCAGGAGG GTATAATTTGCTCAATTTGGTAGATTACTTTCACTCTCGAGGTCTATCTCGTTCTCTGTTTCTAAG CATAATGGAAGGAGAACAATCCTTGAAACGATTTTCACCCGAGGTAATGATCTTGGAAGAACCCAACATAGGAGCGGCAGTCTCGATTCTTCCTCCCATCATTTTATTCCATGGAACAGCAGACTATTCTATACCATCAGATGCTAG TAAGACTTTTGCCGAGACTCTTCAAAGCGTTGGAGTGAAAACCGAAACATTTTTCTACGAAGGAAAGACGCATACAGATGTATTTGTTCAG GATCCATTGAGGGGTGGGAGAGATCAAATGTTTGAAGATCTTGTTGGTATCATCCATGCCAATGACGCGGAAGCGCTGGCAAAAGATGCAGTAGCACCTCCAAGAAGACGATTTGTACCCGAGATCATGTTGATGTTAGCTCGTAGTGTTAGCCCCTTCTAA
- the LOC105435581 gene encoding uncharacterized protein LOC105435581, which yields MALPLHLAFWIADMVWGAFSGCISSCLAFADEVASSIRTGDIGTFHIG from the coding sequence ATGGCATTGCCATTGCATTTGGCGTTCTGGATCGCTGATATGGTTTGGGGTGCCTTTAGCGGCTGTATTTCTTCTTGTTTGGCCTTTGCGGACGAAGTCGCCAGCTCCATCAGAACTGGCGATATTGGCACTTTTCACATTGGCTGA
- the LOC101206191 gene encoding geranyl diphosphate phosphohydrolase, with translation MVSAAQQNNSPKLVKANEDDDHHMASPSPQVAVAICLLKDKRILMGRRLVSIGNSKYSLPSGHLEFGENFEECAIREIKEETGLDIEKIEFLKVTNNLFMDQPKPAHYVVVFVRAVLTDPTQTPINLEPEKCDGWDWYEWDKLPHPLFGPIKKMVTDGFNPFPTIS, from the exons ATGGTGTCTGCGGCCCAACAGAATAACTCTCCAAAATTAGTCAAAGCAAATGAAGACGATGATCATCATATGGCCTCCCCGTCTCCACAAGTTGCCGTTGCTATCTGTTTGTTGAAAGATAAAAGGATTCTCATGGGACGTCGACTTGTGTCCATTGGAAACTCCAAATATTCTCTCCCAAGCGGCCATCTCGAATTTG gagagaattttgaagaatgtgCCATAAGAGAAATCAAAGAAGAGACAGGTTTGGACATCGAGAAGattgagtttttaaaagtgACGAATAATTTGTTCATGGACCAACCAAAACCGGCTCATTACGTGGTGGTGTTCGTAAGAGCAGTATTGACAGATCCCACACAAACACCGATCAACCTTGAGCCTGAAAAATGTGATGGTTGGGATTGGTATGAATGGGACAAACTTCCTCACCCTTTGTTTGGACCTATCAAGAAAATGGTCACGGATGGCTTTAATCCCTTTCCCACAATAAGCTAA
- the LOC101215336 gene encoding protein MIZU-KUSSEI 1: MSKSLHDSSFSFSRRYFNWKNKFHEEDEQHQQISSFSLSSRFTQEDRERDLKTKTHIKPSASASSSSSSSSIRHVSKLRTALTVFSRIRPTHHRSRLGGRVIGTLYGYRRGHVYFALQEDPKQSPTFLIELSTPTSVLVREMASGLVRIALECEKKTERKKNCKLVEEALWRTYCNGKKCGYGSRRECGTEEQKILKAVEPITMGAGVLPPGHGSDEELMYMRARFERVIGSKDSEAYYMMSPDCNAGPELSIYLLRV, encoded by the coding sequence ATGTCCAAATCCCTCCATgactcttccttctctttctcaaGGCGTTACTTCAACTGGAAGAACAAATTTCacgaagaagatgaacaaCACCAACAAATCTCATCTTTCAGTTTATCCTCTCGTTTCACTCAAGAAGACAGAGAACGCGACctcaaaaccaaaacccaCATCAAACCTTCTGCCTCTGCCTCTTCCTCATCCTCATCCTCATCCATTCGTCATGTTTCCAAGCTCCGAACTGCTTTAACAGTCTTCTCCCGGATCCGACCAACCCACCACCGCTCCCGCCTCGGCGGCCGGGTCATCGGTACACTCTATGGCTACCGACGAGGCCACGTTTATTTCGCATTACAAGAAGACCCAAAACAGAGTCCAACGTTTTTAATCGAGCTCTCGACACCAACCAGCGTTCTGGTTCGAGAAATGGCATCTGGGTTGGTACGGATCGCGTTGGAATGTGAGAAGAAAacagagaggaagaagaattgCAAGTTAGTGGAAGAAGCACTTTGGAGAACGTATTGTAATGGGAAGAAATGTGGGTATGGGAGTAGAAGAGAATGTGGAACAGAGGAGCAGAAGATTTTGAAGGCGGTGGAGCCGATCACGATGGGGGCTGGGGTCTTGCCCCCAGGGCATGGTTCGGATGAGGAATTAATGTATATGAGAGCTAGATTTGAGAGGGTAATTGGGTCGAAGGATTCTGAAGCTTATTACATGATGAGCCCAGATTGTAATGCAGGGCCTGAACTCAGCATTTACTTGCTTAGGGTTTGA
- the LOC101215091 gene encoding piriformospora indica-insensitive protein 2 encodes MRKLFIVMFFVCLGSWRSYAQDSGEAPMEKTEMDSLFSSIQGFVGNWWNGSDLYPDPCGWTPIQGVSCDIFDGLWYVTSLNIGPTHDNSLACSPNAHFRQQLFQLKHLKTLSFFNCFVSTKGKNSVSLPTGEWLKLAGTLESLEFRSNSALSGQIPASLGTLSKLQSLVLLQNGFVGEIPESFGDLIELKRLVLAGNSLTGPITQNLGKLSELLILDLSRNSLSGSLPLSLGNLTALLKLDLSENKLSGILPSELGNMGNLTLLDLSNNSFYGGLRQSFEKMSSLEEIILSSNPIGGELNTINWKNLQNLAILDLSYMGLYGEIPDSLSELKSLRFLGLSHNNLTGTPSPKLANLPFVSAIYLFGNNLSGDLKFSQQFYGKMGRRFGAWDNPNLCYPIGTLAAKNAPFGVKPCEEEKEEEVVKLMKKPISKASFDTNNWNFDVSKGYSLIGNEEFWLKFVGNTLTMVLLINMLL; translated from the exons ATGAGGAAGCTGTTTATTGTTATGTTCTTTGTCTGTTTGGGAAGTTGGAGAAGCTATGCACAAGACAGTGGAGAAGCTCCAATGGAGAAAACAGAGATGGATTCTCTGTTCTCTTCTATTCAAGGCTTTGTGGGTAATTGGTGGAATGGCTCAGATTTATACCCAGATCCCTGTGGATGGACGCCAATACAG GGGGTTTCTTGTGATATATTTGATGGGCTTTGGTATGTCACTTCACTAAACATTGGACCAACTCATGACAATTCTCTAGCTTGTTCCCCAAATGCTCATTTCAGACAGCAATTGTTTCAACTCAAACACCTTAAAACTCTGTCCTTCTTTAACTGTTTCGTCTCAACAAAAGGGAAGAATTCTGTTTCACTCCCAACTGGAGAATGGCTTAAACTCGCCGGAACTTTAGAATCTCTTGAGTTCAGATCAAACTCCGCACTTTCCGGACAAATTCCTGCCAGTTTAGGGACTTTGTCAAAGCTGCAATCTTTGGTTCTGTTACAGAACGGATTCGTCGGTGAAATACCAGAAAGTTTTGGCGATTTGATCGAATTGAAACGATTGGTTCTTGCTGGGAACTCACTCACTGGGCCAATCACTCAAAATCTAGGCAAGTTAAGCGAACTACTGATTTTGGATTTGAGTAGAAATTCGTTGTCGGGTTCTTTACCATTAAGTTTGGGAAATTTGACGGCCCTTTTGAAGCTTGATCTAAGTGAGAACAAATTGAGTGGAATTTTGCCTAGTGAATTAGGCAATATGGGAAATTTGACGCTTTTGGACTTAAGCAACAATAGCTTCTACGGTGGATTGAGACAGTCGTTTGAGAAGATGAGTTCCTTAGAAGAAATTATCTTATCCAGCAACCCAATTGGGGGAGAACTCAATACCATAAACTGgaaaaatctacaaaatttaGCGATTTTGGATCTTTCCTACATGGGTCTGTATGGGGAAATTCCAGATTCATTATCTGAATTGAAAAGTCTACGGTTTTTGGGACTTAGCCACAACAATCTAACAGGAACCCCCTCTCCAAAACTTGCAAACCTGCCATTTGTTAGTGCAATTTACTTGTTTGGAAACAATTTGTCTGGTGACCTTAAATTCTCCCAACAGTTTTACGGGAAAATGGGAAGGAGATTTGGGGCATGGGACAATCCTAATCTGTGTTACCCCATTGGAACGTTGGCGGCAAAAAATGCTCCATTTGGTGTGAAGCCatgtgaggaagaaaaagaagaagaagtggtGAAATTGATGAAGAAACCCATCTCCAAGGCGAGTTTTGATACAAACAATTGGAATTTTGATGTTTCAAAGGGCTATTCTCTAATTGGAAATGAagaattttggttgaaatttgtGGGGAACACATTAACGATGGTTCTGTTAATCAATATGCttttatga